The Lysobacter enzymogenes DNA segment ACGCCACGCACCCCCGGGCGCGCCGTGAGGCCGTTGTGGCAGGGCCTTCAGGCCCGACGCTTTCGTTTCCGCCGCCGCATTCTCGCCACCGGCACAACCGCCCTGGCCGCCAGTCAAGCCGTCGCCGCCGCCCCGCCTCGCCCGCGACGAGGCCTGTGCAGCCACCGTGCCCCGGCGCCCCCGCCCGGCTACGATGATCGCCCCCGCCGGAGTCCCCGTTCGCCGATGAACCCCACGGTTCCGCACCGCCCGCCGCGCCACCCCGAGGCCGCGCCGTGGCTGTTCGCGGCCTCGCAACTGGCCGTGCTCGGCCTGTGGTGGGCGGCCGGCTGGAAGATCGGCCTGGCGGCGCTGGCGCTGAGCCACGCGGCGATGCTCTGGGGCACGCTGCGCCCCGGCTCGGCCTTGTTCAGCCCGGTGTTGCGGCGCCTGCCCACGCGCGAGCCGGTGGTCTGGCTGACCATCGACGACGGCCCGTCCGACGACACCGCCGCGATGCTCGACCTGCTCGACGCACACGGCGCCAAGGCGACCTTCTTCGTCGTCGCCGAGCGCGCGCGTGCGCGGCCCGAGCTGCTGGCCCGGATCGTGCAGCGCGGCCATGGCGTCGGCCACCACAGCGGCAGCCATCCGTCGGCCGCGTTCTGGCGGCTGGGCCCGGCGGCGATGCGGCGCGAGATCGAGGAAGCCGACCGGACCTTGCGCGAACTGTTGCCGGACTATCGCCTGCACTGGTTCCGCGCCGTGGTCGGCATGGCCAATCCCTTCGTCGCGCGCGGGCTCAAGCGCTGCGGCCTGGCGCGGGTGGCGTGGAGCGCGCGCGGCTTCGACGCGGTGGCGGCGGACCCGGCGCGGGTGGTGGCGCGGGTCGAGCGCGGTCTGGCGCCGGGAGCGATCGTGCTGATGCACGAAGGCGCCGGGCATGGGCGCAGCGTGGAGACGATGGCGGCGTTGCTGGCGCGGTTGCAGGCGTTGGGGTATCGCTGCGTGTTGCCCGAAGTGCGGGAGTAGTCGTTCGTTTCGCGCGCGAGGCGATCACGCCGGGCCGCATTCGCCGTCATTCCAGCGAAAGCTGGTATCCATTTTGATTTTGTCTCTGCTGTTGCCTTGGCTTGCACGCAACCTCACCGGAAGCCCTTGCTTCGCAGACCCGGAGGGCGCGCGC contains these protein-coding regions:
- a CDS encoding polysaccharide deacetylase family protein — translated: MNPTVPHRPPRHPEAAPWLFAASQLAVLGLWWAAGWKIGLAALALSHAAMLWGTLRPGSALFSPVLRRLPTREPVVWLTIDDGPSDDTAAMLDLLDAHGAKATFFVVAERARARPELLARIVQRGHGVGHHSGSHPSAAFWRLGPAAMRREIEEADRTLRELLPDYRLHWFRAVVGMANPFVARGLKRCGLARVAWSARGFDAVAADPARVVARVERGLAPGAIVLMHEGAGHGRSVETMAALLARLQALGYRCVLPEVRE